From Pongo pygmaeus isolate AG05252 chromosome 1, NHGRI_mPonPyg2-v2.0_pri, whole genome shotgun sequence, one genomic window encodes:
- the LOC129039587 gene encoding LOW QUALITY PROTEIN: olfactory receptor 6N2-like (The sequence of the model RefSeq protein was modified relative to this genomic sequence to represent the inferred CDS: substituted 1 base at 1 genomic stop codon), translated as MDQYNHSSLAEFVFLGFASVGYVRGWLFVLLLLAYLFTICGNMLIFSVIXLDTALHTPMYHFVSVLSFLELWYTATTIPKMLANILNEKKTISFAGCLLQTYFFHSLGASECYLLTAMAYDRYLAICRPLHYPVIMTTTLCAKMAAACWTCGFLCPISEVILVSQLPFCAYNEIQHIFCDFPPLLSLACKDTSPNILVDFAINAFIILITFLFIMISYARIIGAVLNIKTASGRKKAFSTCASHLAVVLVFFGSIIFMYVRLKKSYSLTLDRTLAIVYSVLTPMVNPIIYSLRNKELIKAIKRTIFRKGDKASLAHR; from the coding sequence atggaTCAATACAACCATTCAAGCCTGGCTGAATTTGTGTTCCTTGGCTTTGCCAGTGTGGGCTATGTCAGGGGCTGGCTTTTTGTCCTGCTGCTGTTGGCATACCTGTTCACCATCTGTGGCAACATGCTCATCTTCTCAGTCATCTGACTGGATACAGCTCTGCACACACCCATGTACCACTTTGTCAGTGTTCTTTCCTTCTTGGAGTTGTGGTATACAGCTACCACTATCCCTAAGATGCTAGCTAATATTCTCAATGAGAAGAAAACCATTTCTTTTGCAGGATGCCTCCTTCAGACCTACTTCTTCCACTCCTTGGGAGCGTCTGAATGCTACCTTCTTACAGCCATGGCCTATGATAGATACCTGGCCATTTGTCGGCCCCTCCACTACCCTGTAATTATGACCACCACACTCTGTGCCAAGATGGCTGCTGCTTGTTGGACTTGTGGCTTCCTGTGTCCCATTTCTGAGGTCATCCTGGTCTCCCAGCTCCCATTTTGTGCTTACAATGAAATCCAACACATTTTCTGTGACTTTCCTCCTTTGCTGAGCTTGGCCTGCAAGGACACATCCCCTAACATTTTGGTGGATTTTGCCATTAATGCTTTCATAATTCTTATCACTTTCCTCTTTATCATGATTTCTTACGCAAGGATCATTGGGGCTGTGCTGAACATAAAAACAGCATCAGGAAGAAAGAAGGCCTTTTCTACCTGTGCCTCACATCTTGCTGTGGTCCTCGTCTTCTTTGGGAGCATCATCTTCATGTATGTGCGGCTAAAGAAGAGCTATTCCCTGACCCTTGACCGAACACTTGCTATAGTTTACTCCGTACTAACACCAATGGTCAATCCAATTATCTACAGTCTTCGTAACAAGGAACTCATTAAAGCTATCAAGAGGACCATCTTCCGGAAGGGAGATAAAGCTAGCCTTGCTCATCGTTGA
- the LOC129012825 gene encoding olfactory receptor 6N1 — protein sequence MDTGNWSQVTEFIILGFPHLQGVQIYLFLLLLLVYLTTVLGNLLIFLVVCLDSRLHTPMYHFVSILSFSELGYTGAIIPKMLANLLSEKKTISFSGCLLQIYFFHSLGATECYLLTAMAYDRYLAICRPLHYPTLMTPTLCAEIAIGCWLGGLAGPVVEISLISRLPFCGPNRIQHIFCDFPPVLTLACTDTSINVLVDFVINSCKILATFLLILCSYVQIICTVLRIPSAAGKRKAISTCASHLTVVLIFYGSILFMYVRLKKSYSLDYDQALAVIYSVLTPFLNHFIYSLRNKEIKEAVRRQLKRIGILA from the coding sequence ATGGACACAGGGAACTGGAGCCAGGTAACAGAATTCATCATCTTGGGCTTCCCCCATCTCCAGGGTGTCCagatttatctctttctcttgttgCTTCTCGTTTACCTCACGACTGTGTTGGGAAACCTGCTGATATTCCTGGTGGTCTGCCTGGACTCCCGGCTTCACACACCCATGTACCACTTTGTCAGCATTCTCTCCTTCTCAGAGCTTGGCTATACAGGTGCCATCATCCCTAAGATGCTGGCAAACTTGCTCAGTGAGAAAAAGACCATTTCATTCTCTGGGTGTCTCCTGCAGATCTATTTCTTTCACTCCCTTGGAGCGACAGAGTGCTATCTCCTGACAGCTATGGCCTACGATAGGTATTTAGCCATCTGCCGGCCCCTCCACTACCCAACCCTCATGACCCCAACACTCTGTGCAGAGATTGCCATTGGCTGTTGGTTGGGAGGCTTGGCTGGGCCAGTAGTTGAAATTTCCTTGATTTCACGCCTCCCATTCTGTGGCCCCAATCGAATTCAGCACATCTTTTGTGACTTCCCTCCTGTGCTGACTTTGGCTTGCACTGATACGTCTATAAATGTCCTAGTAGATTTTGTTATAAATTCCTGCAAGATCCTAGCCACCTTCCTGCTGATCCTCTGCTCCTATGTGCAGATCATCTGCACGGTGCTCAGAATTCCCTCAGCTGCCGGCAAGAGGAAGGCCATCTCCACGTGTGCCTCCCACCTCACTGTGGTTCTCATCTTCTATGGGAGCATCCTCTTCATGTATGTGCGGCTGAAGAAGAGCTACTCACTGGACTATGACCAGGCCCTGGCAGTGATCTACTCAGTGCTCACACCCTTTCTCAACCACTTCATCTACAGCTTGCGCAACAAGGAGATCAAGGAAGCTGTGAGGAGGCAGCTAAAGAGAATTGGGATATTGGCATGA